From one Cardinium endosymbiont of Dermatophagoides farinae genomic stretch:
- a CDS encoding Rpn family recombination-promoting nuclease/putative transposase: MTERLKHDSLAKKILSDPVAAHEFLSHYLPESCKSLLDLNTLKIEKESYVEDNLKQKFSDLVFSIKMKNNDKAFIYTLIEAEVSPKYWTAFKLWKYMFLLLERHKTKKKSKLPLIIPLVVYHGNTPFTVPRNLWELFSEPSLAKEFMGGDYRLIDLYSMPDDQIKNKAHLGMLEYFMKYVHTRDMLKLWEEFLENFQSSIVLDKEKGYIYIRTFLWYTDSKLPEDKYSNLENIIREHLPKEDKEDLMRTIAQKYREEGIRIGQESGIKIGQEKGKLEGKLEGKLEGKLEGKLEGETEKALSIARAMLAKRYPLEDIIALTGLSRSSIQDLV; the protein is encoded by the coding sequence ATGACAGAAAGACTAAAACATGACAGCTTAGCAAAAAAAATTCTATCCGATCCAGTAGCTGCCCATGAGTTTCTTAGCCATTATTTACCAGAATCGTGTAAATCATTGTTAGATCTAAACACGCTTAAAATAGAAAAAGAATCATATGTAGAGGATAATTTAAAGCAAAAATTCAGTGATTTAGTATTCTCTATAAAGATGAAGAATAATGATAAAGCATTCATTTACACATTGATAGAAGCGGAGGTTAGTCCTAAGTATTGGACAGCATTTAAGTTATGGAAATATATGTTTCTCTTACTTGAAAGGCATAAGACGAAAAAGAAATCAAAACTTCCACTAATAATTCCGCTGGTCGTATACCATGGTAATACACCTTTTACTGTCCCAAGAAATTTATGGGAATTGTTTAGTGAACCTAGCCTTGCTAAAGAGTTTATGGGAGGTGATTATCGATTGATAGACTTATATTCTATGCCAGATGATCAAATTAAGAATAAGGCGCATCTAGGTATGCTGGAATACTTCATGAAATATGTTCACACCCGTGATATGCTTAAGCTATGGGAGGAATTTTTAGAAAACTTTCAATCATCTATTGTCCTAGACAAGGAAAAAGGTTATATTTACATAAGGACTTTTTTATGGTATACTGATAGTAAATTACCAGAAGACAAGTACTCAAATTTAGAAAATATCATTAGGGAACATCTTCCTAAAGAAGATAAAGAAGATCTTATGAGAACTATAGCACAAAAATATAGGGAAGAGGGTATCCGAATAGGGCAGGAGAGTGGTATCAAAATAGGACAGGAAAAAGGTAAGTTAGAGGGTAAACTAGAGGGTAAATTAGAGGGTAAGTTAGAGGGCAAGCTAGAGGGAGAAACTGAAAAAGCGCTTTCTATCGCTAGAGCTATGCTTGCAAAGCGTTACCCTTTAGAAGATATTATTGCTCTTACTGGTTTATCCAGATCTAGTATCCAGGACCTTGTCTGA
- a CDS encoding HD domain-containing protein — protein MFDQVGIAALVVEWVFHSPKVIYASLLYELVRRTCLPLSYIKKHYNLGVYAFVLNLVGIDKRQDLDHASLLYVKNRLKEAIKEDHVQLSVLFIKLAERLYDLRHAAGHIHLTEVQHMAQETLAIDVQIANTYLGREIGITLEQAAKQALEYYENTNKEKDIVTKN, from the coding sequence ATGTTCGATCAAGTAGGGATTGCTGCATTAGTGGTAGAATGGGTTTTTCACTCTCCTAAAGTGATTTATGCTTCTTTGCTTTATGAGTTGGTTCGCCGTACTTGTTTGCCGCTTTCTTATATCAAGAAACATTATAATCTAGGTGTTTATGCCTTTGTGTTAAATCTGGTAGGTATAGATAAACGCCAAGATTTAGATCATGCCTCTTTGCTTTATGTAAAAAATCGATTGAAGGAAGCGATTAAAGAAGATCACGTACAACTTTCCGTTTTATTTATAAAATTGGCTGAACGGCTTTATGACCTACGTCATGCAGCAGGCCATATCCATCTAACAGAGGTTCAACATATGGCGCAAGAAACATTGGCTATAGATGTGCAAATAGCCAATACATACTTAGGAAGAGAAATAGGGATAACTTTAGAACAAGCCGCCAAGCAAGCACTAGAATATTATGAAAATACAAATAAAGAAAAAGATATTGTAACAAAAAATTAG
- a CDS encoding sodium:solute symporter family protein, protein MLFTLVVGIYYSGKITSLREYAIGNKNFATATLVATLLATLYGGGALMRTVQQIYNQGIYYIIILLADSISIWIWTLLIPHMGPFMYHLSTAESIGSVYGTWPRIISALFGVVRSLITIVTQINVVTSAVTICIPKIDSHAITVAISLIFVTYSSLGGIRSVTFTDVMQFITFTIVIPFFTWYMYIHTNQSVTEIIDCLKCSTKFQMDSLFQLNRKSIGAFMLVLAIIMPSGRPSMMQRMYMSSGVTQAKKVFYYTSIFNLLIVGFIIFIGLFTIISINHLSIEEIWPYIVGQCPPILQASILIGLIAMTMSTADSSLNNCATMLTHDLLANIYSKWHMLSEKHQLYIVRISSLVTGLLAMIIAFYCNDLFRLLCWALQVSVPITAAPLLLAVFGFRSTSRTALIGMGTGVFTILIWNKLVQSSTGIDGSVLAMLANGLAMMSAHYLSKQPKDRWWIGIDDTFKQIKQENSRKRAERQETIKNYWTNRKDTLAKLMPSHTTMVYVGLYITITSLFAYSMVRITNHDGCWLTIQLFGSACCLGYPFLYDISKKIRSIPSWFIGLYWLIGLSVYLPMSLLLNWWYPSDLIFTLSLSFSHLFVILWIFPLYIGIRVVAITSLVAIYPIYVGCYFPVLGSLLPLCMMGMLVFAIIICFKIEVGNITTQNIYLKNQEKIRESQRVKASLYDAAMVPSNGSSSHAHKGYGFILNQVVGKIEESISFLDNNIPIYKQDLQSIINKFYDWITYFNRREKYKDHALLQPTKITFDKLIRKVEVALSQEITDPPRILLETINDADKGLSIIGDINQLVYLLVQSVLRIGKIENDVSPVIRIQLHSTTLHFIQADPIDNSYPTFMDFKATALVISHYTVDAKALPKVKKQYDDLMDYMGTKGKQEIPPSIDLQQQTLSTIIEAHYGYLEAPDDASKKAMLLVLPNKVTDILSKMTTTLPIDSLTLESPVTPKEQADSMMELMQFHDCVCKSSLQEDPIDMKIISGLILLLRKHFGFKRHDSGQLFYVRSSRDCCISGRMGFSLS, encoded by the coding sequence TTGTTATTCACATTAGTCGTAGGTATCTACTATAGCGGGAAAATAACTTCCTTACGCGAATATGCAATAGGTAATAAAAATTTTGCTACTGCTACTTTAGTGGCTACATTACTGGCCACACTTTATGGGGGAGGTGCCTTAATGCGTACCGTACAACAGATTTATAATCAGGGTATATATTATATTATTATATTGCTGGCAGACAGTATCTCTATTTGGATATGGACGCTACTTATACCACATATGGGACCATTTATGTACCACCTTTCCACAGCAGAAAGTATAGGTAGCGTATATGGTACATGGCCTAGAATCATTTCTGCACTATTTGGTGTAGTACGCTCCCTTATAACTATTGTTACACAAATTAATGTAGTCACTTCAGCTGTTACGATCTGTATACCTAAGATAGATTCCCATGCTATTACAGTGGCCATTAGTCTAATTTTTGTTACCTATTCCAGTTTGGGTGGCATTCGTTCTGTCACCTTTACTGACGTTATGCAATTTATCACCTTTACAATTGTTATTCCCTTTTTTACTTGGTATATGTATATACATACCAACCAGTCGGTAACAGAGATAATTGACTGCTTAAAGTGTTCGACGAAATTTCAAATGGATAGTTTATTTCAGCTCAATCGTAAATCTATTGGAGCATTTATGCTAGTATTAGCGATTATAATGCCTAGTGGAAGACCTAGTATGATGCAACGAATGTATATGTCTTCTGGAGTTACACAAGCTAAAAAAGTTTTTTATTACACTAGCATTTTTAATCTACTTATAGTAGGTTTTATTATTTTTATCGGTTTATTTACCATTATATCCATAAATCATTTAAGTATAGAAGAAATTTGGCCCTATATTGTCGGTCAATGCCCACCTATTCTGCAAGCATCTATTCTAATTGGACTCATTGCTATGACTATGTCGACTGCTGACTCTAGTTTAAATAACTGTGCTACCATGCTTACCCATGATTTACTTGCTAATATTTACTCAAAATGGCACATGTTGTCAGAAAAACATCAGTTATATATAGTAAGGATTTCCTCTCTAGTTACTGGTTTATTAGCCATGATAATAGCTTTTTACTGTAATGATTTGTTCCGGTTGCTTTGTTGGGCACTGCAAGTTTCCGTGCCTATTACAGCTGCTCCGCTATTACTAGCCGTCTTTGGTTTTCGCAGCACTTCCCGTACCGCGTTAATCGGCATGGGTACAGGTGTATTCACCATTCTAATATGGAACAAATTGGTTCAATCTTCTACTGGTATAGATGGTTCTGTCCTTGCTATGCTAGCCAATGGTCTAGCTATGATGTCAGCCCATTATCTATCAAAACAACCAAAAGATAGATGGTGGATTGGAATAGATGATACATTTAAACAAATTAAACAAGAAAATTCCCGTAAGCGTGCAGAACGCCAAGAAACGATTAAGAATTATTGGACAAATAGAAAAGATACTTTAGCCAAGTTGATGCCGAGCCACACTACGATGGTATATGTAGGATTATATATTACCATTACTAGTTTGTTTGCTTATTCTATGGTACGTATTACGAATCATGATGGATGCTGGCTTACCATTCAACTATTTGGATCAGCTTGTTGTTTAGGTTATCCATTTCTATATGATATTTCCAAAAAAATAAGGTCCATTCCAAGTTGGTTTATTGGTCTATATTGGTTAATAGGTTTATCAGTTTATCTTCCTATGAGTTTACTTTTGAACTGGTGGTATCCTAGTGATCTTATCTTTACCTTATCCTTATCTTTTTCCCATTTATTCGTAATATTATGGATTTTTCCTCTTTATATAGGTATAAGAGTTGTTGCCATTACATCATTAGTAGCCATTTATCCGATTTATGTTGGATGCTATTTCCCTGTATTAGGCTCTTTATTACCACTATGTATGATGGGTATGCTGGTATTTGCTATTATTATTTGCTTTAAAATCGAAGTAGGTAATATTACCACACAGAATATTTATCTAAAAAATCAAGAAAAAATCAGAGAATCCCAACGAGTAAAAGCCTCCCTTTATGATGCAGCAATGGTTCCATCAAATGGTTCTTCTTCCCATGCCCATAAAGGTTATGGATTTATTTTAAACCAAGTAGTTGGTAAGATTGAGGAATCTATCTCCTTTTTAGATAATAACATTCCCATTTATAAGCAAGATTTACAAAGTATTATCAATAAGTTTTATGATTGGATAACCTATTTCAATAGAAGAGAAAAATATAAAGATCATGCGCTGTTACAGCCTACTAAAATTACTTTCGATAAACTGATTCGTAAAGTGGAAGTTGCACTCTCCCAAGAGATTACTGATCCACCTAGGATTCTGTTAGAAACAATAAACGATGCTGATAAAGGCCTATCTATTATAGGCGATATCAACCAATTAGTTTATTTATTGGTTCAATCTGTTTTACGGATTGGTAAAATAGAAAACGATGTTTCACCAGTTATTCGTATACAACTGCATTCTACTACTTTGCACTTTATACAAGCAGACCCTATCGATAACAGCTATCCTACCTTTATGGACTTTAAAGCTACTGCTCTAGTTATCAGCCATTATACCGTTGATGCGAAAGCGTTACCTAAAGTAAAGAAGCAATATGACGATCTCATGGATTATATGGGAACAAAAGGTAAACAGGAAATTCCGCCATCCATAGATCTACAACAACAAACCCTATCTACGATTATTGAGGCCCACTACGGATATTTAGAAGCTCCTGATGATGCTAGCAAAAAAGCTATGTTATTAGTATTACCGAATAAGGTTACTGATATCCTTAGCAAGATGACTACTACCCTACCTATAGATTCCCTAACCTTAGAGTCACCTGTCACCCCTAAGGAACAAGCTGATTCGATGATGGAATTGATGCAGTTTCATGACTGTGTTTGTAAATCCTCTCTTCAAGAGGATCCTATTGATATGAAAATAATTTCTGGTTTGATTTTATTATTGCGGAAACATTTTGGCTTTAAGCGGCATGACTCTGGTCAATTGTTTTATGTTCGATCAAGTAGGGATTGCTGCATTAGTGGTAGAATGGGTTTTTCACTCTCCTAA
- a CDS encoding SH3 domain-containing protein: MEFFPIEFCQQETDKWINPHQEGYEKPLLDKQIQQAYLKNLHERLFGTASPWDQDYVKQVLQTDIWDSEKEQLTIFSNQDNLSQSKWYGLNFRPYPDKKIQDIADTIPLDELKILSFHKENRAMTIKNLTGRSLPTTDIYVRSIIPGYGYPLDQLQASSIFIGTPIYVINQTKDKRWSLVITPDFIVWVESDGIAYTNDNFIETWKSAEKENLAAIIQTDTTLVNQKGRCLATAYIGTLFPARSAIMEKLILSVPIADKDGNALLSDVVVHSTQAAYIPIKSSPRNFAQLINSLKGRPYGWGGLSYYNDCSAELKCLFLPFGIWLPRQSYDQIKTTAVVDLSAATPTERLTYLIEHGKPFFTIMYIKGHIFLYIGNFQQVGQKLPMVMSYQNVWGLANITGDKISIIGEAVFLPLLLSYSEDPSLNSLLSRDTFQVSHLNHLPKGYPRLMLPYVL, translated from the coding sequence ATGGAGTTTTTCCCTATAGAGTTTTGCCAACAGGAGACAGACAAATGGATTAATCCACATCAAGAGGGATATGAAAAACCATTATTGGACAAGCAGATACAACAAGCTTATTTGAAAAATTTACATGAACGCTTGTTTGGTACTGCATCTCCTTGGGATCAAGACTACGTTAAACAGGTTCTACAAACAGACATCTGGGATAGTGAAAAAGAGCAACTTACAATATTTTCTAATCAGGATAATCTATCGCAATCCAAATGGTATGGCCTTAACTTTAGACCTTATCCAGACAAAAAGATACAAGATATAGCCGATACAATTCCCTTAGACGAGCTGAAAATATTATCCTTTCACAAGGAAAACAGGGCAATGACAATCAAAAATTTAACAGGAAGAAGCCTACCTACAACAGATATTTATGTACGCAGCATTATTCCGGGCTATGGCTATCCGCTTGACCAGCTACAAGCCTCTTCTATTTTTATTGGTACCCCTATTTATGTTATAAATCAAACGAAAGATAAACGTTGGTCACTTGTTATAACACCAGACTTTATTGTATGGGTTGAAAGTGATGGGATAGCCTATACCAATGATAACTTTATTGAAACGTGGAAATCTGCTGAGAAAGAAAATCTTGCTGCAATTATACAAACAGATACAACTTTAGTCAATCAAAAAGGAAGATGTTTAGCAACAGCCTATATCGGTACATTGTTTCCAGCACGTAGTGCTATAATGGAAAAACTGATCTTGTCTGTACCTATAGCTGACAAAGATGGAAATGCCTTATTATCTGATGTAGTAGTTCACTCAACGCAAGCGGCATATATCCCCATTAAGTCATCTCCAAGAAATTTTGCTCAATTAATAAATAGTTTAAAAGGGAGGCCTTATGGTTGGGGAGGTCTATCATACTATAACGATTGTTCTGCAGAGCTTAAATGTCTTTTTCTTCCTTTTGGTATTTGGTTGCCCCGTCAATCATACGACCAGATAAAGACAACAGCAGTGGTTGACTTAAGTGCTGCTACACCAACAGAGCGTCTTACTTATTTAATTGAGCATGGAAAACCATTCTTTACCATAATGTATATTAAAGGACATATCTTTTTGTATATAGGGAATTTCCAACAGGTTGGTCAAAAATTACCTATGGTAATGAGTTACCAAAATGTTTGGGGACTAGCTAATATAACAGGAGATAAAATATCCATAATTGGAGAGGCTGTTTTTCTTCCGCTATTGCTTAGCTATTCAGAAGATCCTAGTCTTAATTCACTCTTAAGTAGAGATACATTTCAAGTGAGCCATTTGAATCATCTACCCAAAGGATATCCTAGGCTTATGCTCCCATATGTACTCTAA
- a CDS encoding N-acetylmuramoyl-L-alanine amidase, with protein sequence MKKIQFTFNAFLLSSLGIACGGYVSYQPMLKKDYLRDMDKYPIKYGESGETTNRETRQCNTFNYRFKKTGPDEKDRLYGEAYPIYIMQHHTVADFNRTVDIFTQGKSIVSAHYVIDTDGSIYCFVEDPYRACHAGIGNLAESSKLSSSLVSCSELQNDMNSWSIGIENVNNGNQPYTEEQIKSNVALSEMLTQQNRNIDAKLMLGHSDWAPGRKIDPNPYFFWDKLANAQDEPSLSELNINKNFGVYPRKKDLSISTNPDIVVPYKEKDNRLSQDQQECIQKLREYGYDIKADGTYNDSVRRGILAFKIHHSGDDILRNDDAREDWEKIYHGKEGSRLYQFDANDGKYLDDLLDQFSK encoded by the coding sequence ATGAAGAAAATACAATTTACTTTCAATGCATTCCTACTTAGTTCATTGGGAATAGCTTGTGGTGGATACGTATCGTATCAACCTATGTTAAAAAAAGATTACCTGCGTGATATGGATAAATATCCGATAAAATATGGAGAAAGTGGGGAGACAACCAACCGAGAAACAAGACAGTGTAACACTTTCAACTATAGATTTAAAAAAACTGGTCCAGATGAGAAAGATAGACTATATGGGGAAGCATATCCTATATACATCATGCAGCATCATACAGTTGCAGACTTCAATCGTACTGTTGATATATTTACACAAGGAAAATCTATAGTATCTGCTCATTATGTTATTGACACTGATGGGAGCATATATTGTTTTGTTGAAGATCCTTACAGAGCTTGTCACGCAGGAATTGGTAATTTGGCTGAAAGCTCTAAACTTAGCAGCTCTTTAGTATCTTGTTCCGAACTACAAAATGATATGAATAGCTGGTCTATTGGAATTGAAAATGTAAACAATGGTAATCAACCTTATACAGAGGAACAAATCAAGTCTAATGTAGCACTGTCTGAAATGCTTACTCAACAGAATAGGAACATTGATGCCAAACTAATGTTAGGGCATAGCGATTGGGCTCCAGGTAGAAAAATTGATCCAAATCCTTATTTCTTTTGGGACAAGTTGGCTAACGCACAGGATGAACCATCTTTGAGTGAACTTAACATTAATAAAAATTTTGGTGTATACCCAAGAAAAAAGGACTTAAGCATAAGTACAAACCCTGATATAGTAGTGCCTTATAAGGAAAAAGATAATAGATTATCACAAGATCAACAAGAATGTATACAAAAACTACGTGAATATGGATACGATATCAAAGCAGATGGCACTTATAATGATTCAGTCAGAAGAGGTATTTTAGCATTTAAAATACACCATTCTGGTGATGATATACTTCGCAATGATGATGCACGTGAGGATTGGGAAAAAATATACCATGGAAAGGAAGGATCTCGTTTATATCAGTTTGATGCGAACGATGGTAAGTATCTAGATGATCTATTAGATCAGTTTTCTAAATAG
- a CDS encoding recombinase family protein yields the protein MAKLVGYVRVSTQDQEVHLQVDALAKAGCASNMIFIDKISGAKSERPGLRKCLESLNSGDTLLVWRLDRLGRSMAHLVQLIEDLYQKGIGFRSLCDGAIDTTTASGELIFNIFSSLAQFERRLTQERTRAGLEAARARGKKGGRKRLSSTDPKVLMAKNMHKDHGMAINDICKTLKISRASFYRYVNMSDNK from the coding sequence ATGGCAAAACTAGTCGGTTATGTAAGGGTTAGTACCCAAGATCAGGAAGTTCACCTTCAAGTTGACGCGCTTGCAAAAGCAGGGTGTGCAAGTAATATGATCTTTATAGACAAAATCTCAGGGGCTAAATCGGAACGTCCAGGTTTAAGAAAATGCTTAGAAAGTTTAAATTCTGGTGATACCCTATTAGTCTGGCGATTAGATCGGCTAGGTCGGTCCATGGCTCATTTGGTTCAACTTATCGAAGATTTATACCAGAAAGGCATTGGATTTAGATCTTTGTGTGACGGGGCTATTGATACCACAACTGCTTCAGGAGAATTAATTTTTAACATATTTTCTTCTTTGGCGCAATTTGAGCGTCGTCTTACCCAAGAAAGAACACGGGCAGGTTTAGAGGCAGCAAGAGCGCGTGGTAAGAAAGGCGGTCGAAAAAGATTATCCTCCACAGATCCTAAGGTATTGATGGCTAAAAACATGCATAAGGATCATGGTATGGCCATTAATGATATCTGTAAAACATTAAAAATTTCCAGAGCAAGCTTTTATCGATATGTTAATATGTCTGATAATAAATAA